The genomic stretch CCGTATCCTTCGCGATCTGATCGATCTTCGGCAAAACTTTCTTCCAGTGACGCTCATATTTGCGACGCTTCGGATGCGCTGTCACGCCTTCGCCTCCTTTCGCTCCGTCCGATCGTAGCACCATGCACCGAGCTTGCCAGGCATCATCCACGCAAGCCGGAACCAAATTCTCCGCCGCCACTTCATGCCGTCTCCCGCAGCGCGAAGCTATAAAGCAACGGGCTTTTTTGCGCGCGATCGATCCAATAGCGGACCTGCTCGATGATTTGGGAGTCGTAGCGCGAGCGGCGAATCTCAGACAGCATAAACGGCTTGAACAGCTCCATTTGCCAGCGGCCGCGTTCGAGCGAGACATTCATGCGGTGACCGGTGCTGCGGATCAGGATCACGCCGCCGTCGTAGCTGATTGTGTACCCCTTCCCTTCAAGCTCGGTGAACAATGCCTGCCACTCTTGGCTGTACAGCTTGCGGACTTCTTTTGCCATCTTCATGCAGAGGCACCACCTTTCGAAAGATTTTGAATCGCATTCACATGCACCAGCAGCGCGTCCACTTCCGCCGCGTTCAACTCATGCAACAATTTCGTCTGCCCGGTCACTGCGCAGGCGGCCATCTCCATCTCGCCGCGCAAAAACGAGTTCTGTCCAAAAGCCTTGATGATCGCCAGCTTTTTGTCACGAATCTCCGGGTTGTACTTGCTCGGTGTAAAACGCTCCAAAACGATCACGCTCCTTGGTCGAACAAAGTAAATTGCTTGGGAATATCCACGAACTTGTTAAAGTTTTTCAAGAAGGCAAGCTCTACCGTGCCGACCGGACCCGAGCGCTGTTTGGCGATGATGAACTCCACCACGTTTTTCTTCTCGGAATCCTTGTTGTAATACTCATCCCGGTACAAGAAGGCTACGATGTCTGCATCCTGCTCGATCGCACCGGACTCGCGCAGATCGGAAAGCATCGGTCGCTTGTCCTGACGCTTCTCAACCGAACGTGATAGCTGCGACAATGCGATCACCGGCACATCCAGCTCGCGGGCCATGATCTTCAGCGTACGGGAAATCTCGGACACGTCTTGTTGTCGATCCCGCCCCCGGCCTTGGATCAACTGTAGGTAGTCGATCACAATCAGACCGAGCTTTCCCACTTGCTGTTTCAGCCTCCTGCACTTCGCCCAGATGTCAGCTACTGTGATGCCAGCCGTGTCGTCGATGAAGATCGGAGCGTCTCCAATCGTTCCAGCTGCAATCATCAACTTCGGCCAATCATCTTCATCAAGTTTTCCTGTGCGCAGTTTGTTTGCATCGATGTTGCCCTCTGCGCACAGCATCCGCTGTACCAACTGCTCTGCCCCCATTTCTAGGGAGAAGATCGCGACCGGCTCACCAGCGCGGACTGCAACGTTTTGGGCGACGTTTAGCGCAAACGCCGTCTTTCCAACCGCGGGACGGGCTGCCAAAATGATCAGCTCCGAGCCGTGAAAACCCGTCGTCATCTCATCCAGATCTCGGTATCCAGATGGGACCCCCGTCACCGGATTCTCTTCATCGCCGCGCTCGGCCCGTTTGCTGATCTGGTCAATCGTTCGCTCCACCACGTCAGCGGAGCGCTCAAAGAATCCAGTCTGTTGTGCGCTGACCTCAAGCTGTCGCAGAATATCTTTCTGTGCCGCGATGATGTCCCACGGATTCGCATCTGCCTTCAACGATGCTGCAGCTACTTTCTCGTGTGAGCAGATCAACTGCCGCAACACCGACTTCTCTTTGACGATCGCCGCATAGTGATCGACGTTGGCTGCTGACGGAACAGAGTTGGCCAATCTGGTCAGATATTCAATGCCACCTGCTTGGTCGATCTTCTTCTGCTCCTGCAGGTGAACAGTGAGCGTGACCATATCGACAGGCTTGCAAGCCTTCTCAACGTCCAGCATGGCTTGAAAAATCGCTTGGTGCGATTCACGCCAGAAATCGTTCGGGACCAGCTTTTGATTTGTCTTGACCTCTTCCAACGCCGTCTTGGCGATGATACACGCGCCGAGGACGGCCTGCTCCGCTTCGACGTTTGCTGGTAAAGGGCTATGAAGTTGTTCATCGTCGTCGAAAGGGAACATGCAATCACCACTCCGGTTCGAGCGCGTCATCCATATGCGTCAAACGGTGATCCTCGCCCTCCATACGTGCCATACGGGCAAGCTTCGTTATCCGCGAAATCATTGGCTCAATTTTTTTATCAAGTTCAAGCTGCTCGCGCAGATGCGCATATACGAACGGCGGTGCGTAGTTGCTAGTGAACCACGTGCAAAGACCGTTCTGGAGACGGTGGCTAAGAATTGAAAACATCTTGTCCACTGTCCAGTCGTTGGCCCGCTCCTGCGCAAACTCGTCGAGTAGCAGCACTGGCACATTTGAGTACCATGCGAGCCGTTTGTCAAAAGTGCCTTCGTCCTCACCGTACGCCGCCCGCAGCCTATCGAACAGAACGTCCGCTCTTGTGTAGACCGCCTGAATGCCGCGGTCGATCAGTTTGTTTGCGGCACCTAGCATCAAGTGTGTCTTGCCGATGCCGGGCGGTCCGTAAATATAAAACCCGCGATCTTTGTGATCCGGTTCAAAGTCATTCGCGAACTCATTCACGGCTTCGAAGAGCTTGGGATGGCGTTGGATCTGTTCTTCCGGAAACGAAGCGAGCGTGAAACTACGATCCACTTCCGTCATGCCGGCCAGCTCCAATCGCTTCAGGTGCTCTATTTTCGCGAAGTGCTGTAGCGCAGGCTTGCATGGCTTGTTGATGATCGTGATCTTTGTCTCCGAAACGGATTCGATGACTCGAACCTCACCTTTTGCGTCGCCAGATCTCCAACAAGTTTCATAGCCTCGGCAAGCGGCACACTTTGTCCG from Tumebacillus algifaecis encodes the following:
- the dnaB gene encoding replicative DNA helicase, encoding MFPFDDDEQLHSPLPANVEAEQAVLGACIIAKTALEEVKTNQKLVPNDFWRESHQAIFQAMLDVEKACKPVDMVTLTVHLQEQKKIDQAGGIEYLTRLANSVPSAANVDHYAAIVKEKSVLRQLICSHEKVAAASLKADANPWDIIAAQKDILRQLEVSAQQTGFFERSADVVERTIDQISKRAERGDEENPVTGVPSGYRDLDEMTTGFHGSELIILAARPAVGKTAFALNVAQNVAVRAGEPVAIFSLEMGAEQLVQRMLCAEGNIDANKLRTGKLDEDDWPKLMIAAGTIGDAPIFIDDTAGITVADIWAKCRRLKQQVGKLGLIVIDYLQLIQGRGRDRQQDVSEISRTLKIMARELDVPVIALSQLSRSVEKRQDKRPMLSDLRESGAIEQDADIVAFLYRDEYYNKDSEKKNVVEFIIAKQRSGPVGTVELAFLKNFNKFVDIPKQFTLFDQGA
- a CDS encoding ATP-binding protein, with product MDDFKRAGSELGKFAGLQRFEPFEQYRHALNLQHASDLLLRRHNGELFEVLQCRTKCAACRGYETCWRSGDAKGEVRVIESVSETKITIINKPCKPALQHFAKIEHLKRLELAGMTEVDRSFTLASFPEEQIQRHPKLFEAVNEFANDFEPDHKDRGFYIYGPPGIGKTHLMLGAANKLIDRGIQAVYTRADVLFDRLRAAYGEDEGTFDKRLAWYSNVPVLLLDEFAQERANDWTVDKMFSILSHRLQNGLCTWFTSNYAPPFVYAHLREQLELDKKIEPMISRITKLARMARMEGEDHRLTHMDDALEPEW